The segment CGGCTGATGGCCATTGCCAGGAAAAATAAAGTAGCGGTGATTGAAGATGCCGCCCAGGCGATCGGTGCCATGTACCGGAAAATGCCGGTCGGTGCGATCGGTCACGTGGGGTGTCTCTCGTTTTTCCCAACAAAGAACCTGGGCGCCTTGGGTGATGCCGGAATGGTGATGACCAATAACGCAGATTTGGCAAAACGGTTAAACCGGCTCCGGCAGCATGGTGCTGACCGTAAATATTACCACGATGAATTGGGGGTGAACTCCCGATTGGCGGAAGTACAGGCAGCGGCCCTGCGTGTTAAGCTGCCATTGCTGCGCGCGTGGAACAAAAGGCGTCAATCCATCGCTGCGGCCTATGCCAAAGCATTTGCAAAGCTGCCGATTTTCACACCACAGGTGGTAAAAGGCAATACGCATGTTTTTCATCAGTACGCGATTCGCACAGCTAAGCGTGATTTGCTCCAGCACTATCTTTTGGAAAAAGGCATCAGCACGGCAGTGCATTATCCGCTGCCGCTGCATCAACAGCCGGTATTGTCCAACAATGTTTCGGCACGCAGGAAGTTTCCCAACAGTGACCAAGCGGCCAAGGAAGTTCTCTGCCTGCCGATTGTACCGGAAACCACGGACCAGGATGTCAAGCAGGTGATTACACAGGTGCAGGCTTTTTTTAAGTGTTAATAAAAAAGATTTTATAAAAGCTTGAAAACAAAGGCATGATCCACAGATTTCGCAGATTTTTTGGATTAGGTCTAAAAGACAAAACATAAAAGCAAATGATTTAAAGTTTTTTAAAATCGGCGTAATCGGTGTAATCTGCGGATAGGAATTTGACTTTATTTGGACAAGAATGCTTGGGAAAGCAAAAAATAAAAACGAGGAATGCAATGGCAGGTAAAACGATGCGCAAGAAAAAAATATCTCAGCAAAAGCGTGGGCAGCGAAAAAATATTGTAGCAACTGCCGGAGCACCCAAAATTTTTCAATGGCTTGAACTGTATAAACCCGGTTTTGTCGGTATGGCAGTGATCCTGGCCTGGTTGGGACAAAATCAGTTTGCGGCCCGGCACTTATCTCTGGGGCTTTTATTTTGGGTTTTGGCAGCAGTGTTTGCTGTGATCGCTTTTTGGAAACAGTCCGATCACAGATCTTCTGAAATCGACCAGGACTCCAAATTTGAGGCAATGGCATTGGGACTTATTGTTGTGGTTGCCATCGTGGTCCGGGTATGGCGGTTGGCGGAGATTCCGCACGGGTTTCATTTTGATGAGGCGGTCAATGCGTTGATTGCGCTTCAGATTATTCAGGAACCGGGTTATTTGCCTATCTTTGGTCCTTCTGACGCACCTTTACCGACATTGTTTCATTATTTTAATGTTGTGGCGCTTGTTTTTATTGGGGTCAGCGCTACGGCCGTGAAGTTTGTTCCGGTATTTGCCGGGACCGCGACGGTAATTATGTTTTATTTTCTTGCACGGCGGATGGTTTCCCGTCCGGTTGCCCTGGCAGGCGCGCTCCTGTTTGCACTGCTGCGCTGGCATATCAATTTTTCGCGGATTAATTTTGTGGGTATTCTCACACCCCTTTTCGGGGTGGCGGCGGCTTATTTTTTAATTCGCGGGATGGAGACCAAGAACCGGTGGCATATGGCTTTTTCCGGGTTGTCCGTCGCACTGGGATTGTACACCTATTATGCCTCCAATTTAGTGCCGTTTGTGCTCGGCCCTTATATGGTGCTCCAGCTGGCCTGGGACAGAAAATTTCTCAAGGAACAGTGGCAAGGACTTTTGGCTTTTTTGGTTGTTTCCCTGGCGGTTTTTATACCGCTGGGTCATTTTGCACTGACTGAGAAGCATCGTTTTTTTTCCCGCAACGGGCAGGTGATTATTTTTAGTCATGTGCCGCCCGAACAAGCGCTGGAAGCCCTATGGCGAAATATTAAGACTACACTTTTGATGTTTCATTATTTTGGAGATTGTAATGGCAGACACAATCTTCCGGAAGCACCCATGCTTTCGCCGATTGCCGGACTGTTGTTCGGTTTTGGTCTGATTTGGTCATTCATGCGGCTGCATCGCCGGCATACGTTTCTTGCGGTCTGGTGGTTTTTGGTTGCGTTGGTGCCGGGATTTTTAACCATTGAAGCACCGCAGAGTTATCGCTGTATTGGCGCGATTGTTCCGGTGATGCTCATTATGACCTTTGGCTTGGAACGACTCTGGCAGGCGGTGCGCGAGTTGACCGAGGGGATGCGTATCCGGCCGTGGCTTTGGGTCGGTCTGGTTTTGTTGGTTGCGGTGATCGGCTCCCGCAACCTGTATGATTATTTTGTGCGGCAGGCCGGGCATGTTGCCAGTTGGTCGGAGTTTTCTTCTCAACAACATGCGATCGGCAGCCGGATTCATGCGCTGGGATCCGATTACCATACTTATATTTCAGCCGGGTCGTATTATTATCCCACGATTCGTTTTATGGGATATCCCCATCATGATACGGAACCATTTGATATGATTCAGTCCATTCCATCGGACTACCAGAAAGAAAAAAATCTGTCCTATATGTTACTGCCGATTCATGACGGCGCTTTGGAACTGCTGCGTTATTACTATCCCGATGGGAAAGAAACAATCCATCACAGTCCGTATGATTTTTCCTTGTTTACATCGTATGAGGTGCTTCAGGCGGAGATCCAGGCCTCGCGGGGTTTGCTGGCAAGTTATCAAGACAGCCGAGGCAGGGTCATCACGGAGCACGCCGGCAAACAGGGATTCAGCATCAACCTTGCAATACACGAACTGGCGGCACCTATCCGGGTAAGCTGGACCGGAAGCATACGCGCACCTGCTTGGGAAACCTATCAGTTTCGTTTGCAGGGGGAAGAACGCGCTGTGATACGAATTGAGGACCGGGTTGTTTCGGGTAAGGGTGTTGAATTGGCGCAGGGCATGCACCGTATTTCCGTTCAGGCCAGGTTGAGGGATAGTCGGAAAACAGTGACCTTGCAATGGAAGCGCGGTACTACCGGACCCTGGAACACGGTTCCCGGACATGTTTTATCGCCGCGAATCCAGGTGCATGGACTGGTGGGGACGTATTACCGCGCAACCGACTGGAGCGGCCGGCCCACATTTTGCCGCGTGGATCCGCTGATTTCCATGTTGGGTCATGATTTTACCATGGCATCACCCTTCTCGGTTCGTTGGGCAGGCACCATTTTGATACCTGAGACAGGCCGTTATACCTTTGGGACGTTATCCAATGAGCGTTCCTGGGTCTTTATTGATGGCCAGGCAGTGGTGGCCAATGATAAAGTTGATCGTGAAGCACAGGGCAGTACACGCCTGAGTAAAGGGAAACATTCGATTCGGATTGATTATCAAAAGACCGAGGGAGCCTATCCCAGAATTGTTTTTTACTGGACGCCGCCGGGTAAACCCAAGGAGAAAGTACCTTTTACCGTGCTATCCGTCGAGCAGGGACGCTGAGCCGGACGTAAAGATTAGGGCGGTAATTTTTTTAATCTGATTGGATCAAGAAAAAAGGCATGATCCTATTAAGGAAGGCAAAATGAGTTTACTAAAAAAGAAAAGATTTTGGATCGGTATTTTTATGACCGGTTTGTTTTTGTATTTGGTTTTTCGTCAGGTGGATGTGTTCGGTTTGAAAACCGCGCTGGTGCATGCGGACTATCGCTGGTTGGTGCCCGCATTGATTGTTTATCTGTTGGGGTATGTGTTGCGTGCGATTCGCTGGCAATACTTGATGCACACGATTAAGCGGATATCCTGGCAGCAGCTGTTCCCTCCGCTGATTTTAGGGTTTATGTTTAATAATGTTTTTCCTGCGCGGGCAGGTGAATTTGTCCGGGCGTATGTGGTTGGGAAACGTGAAAATATATCCAAGAGTGCGGTTTTTGCCACCGTGATCATGCAACGTGCTTACGATGGCCTGGTGATGGTATTGTTTGCCGGTGTGGTGCTTTATTTTTATCACCTGCCGGAAACGCAGGGGAATGCGGAGTTTGTCCAAATGATTAATTTGATTGTTAATCTGACAACGCTGCTGTTTGTTGCCATGTTTATAATCCTGTTTGCGATCATCACCTGGAAAAAATTAGCGACAACTGTTTTAGGGAAGTTGACCCGGATGTTGCCCGAGAAAATCGGCCGGCCTGTGGATAAGATATTCGGTTCATTGCTTGATGGTTTTTCCGTACTTAAAAGTAAGCGCAACAGCATGCTGGCGTTTACTTTTTCCGTATTGGCCTGGAGCGGCGAGAGTGCGGCCTATTATTTTGTGCTCCGTGCCTTTGGGCTGGAGCTGCCGGCCTATGTGGCGATTATGCTTATGGCAGTCGTGAATCTCGGTATTATGATTCCGTCCTCGCCGGGCTATATCGGACCTTTTGAGTTTTTTGGTGTCGGTACTTTGATGCTTTTTGGTATTGTGAAAAGCACGGCCCTGCCATGCATTTTAGTGATTCATACATTGGTGTGGCTGCCGATTACATTGTGGGGATTTTATTATATGTGGACCATGAAACTCAGCTTTCGCGAGATGGAGGCTAAAGCGCAGGAATCCGCAGGAATATAGCACGAGATGGGTATTCCCGGCAAGTGGTTATTTTATTCATGCGAACACGAAAAATCCCGGATTATTTACCGTAAATGTTGCTGGGCGAACAGTTTTAGTATACTCAATGATATCGCTTCGCATGAATAAAATAACCACTTGCCGGGAATAGTAATGTCTTGGGATGCTGACGCTGAATCGGGAAATTTTTAGTACAAGGAGCCTATTGTATGAATATCGGTATTATCGGAGCAGGGCTGGCCGGGTTGACGGCGGCCCGTCAATTATTAAAAGCCGGGCACAACGTTACGGTTATTGAAAAAGAAAAAAAAACAGGCGGACTGGCCGGGACTTTTTCGTTTCAAGGTACGCGCCTGGAGATTTTTTATCACCATTTTTTCACCACCGACCAAGAGACCGTGCAACTGATTAAAGAGGTGGGTCTGGCGGATGAAATTATCTGGCAAGAGACGCCCATGGGGATTTTTAAGAACAACCGGCTGTTTAAGTTTGCCTCACCCCTGGATTTGATCCGTTTTAAACCGCTCTCGTTTTTTAACCGCATCCGGTTTGGTGTGGTTGTGCTGTATTTATCCAGGATAAAAAATTGGTGGAAATATGAGAATGTTTGTGCCAAAGATTGGATTATCCAGGCGTTTGGAAAGCAAGCATGGGAGGTTATTTGGGGCCCCTTGCTGCATGGGAAATTTGGTGAGTATGCATCTGAAATCGGTATGCCCTGGTTTTATTCCCGGATTCACACCCGCGCCGGGAGCCGCGAAAAAGGGATGACCAAAGAAAGCCTGGGATATCTTCGGGGAAGTTTTCAGGTGTTGCATGACCGTTTGGTACAGGACATTAAAAAGTTGGGCGGCAGCGTCCGCTGCAGCGAAGCAGTCCGTCAAATCGTGGTAAAGAATGGGAGGGCTCGAGGTTGGAAGACATCCGCCAAAACAGAGATATTCGATAGTGTGCTGGCAACCTTGGCGCCTCAGGGTCTTATAAAATTACTTTCAAAAAACAGTGTTGGCGATTACTGGGACCGTCTCCGGCAGGTGACCTATATCGGCAATGTCTGCGCAGTGTTGACATTGAAGCGGTCATTGTCACCGATTTACTGGATGAATATTCCTGATCGACAAAGTCCCTTCATTGCTGTGATTGAGCATTCCAATTTTATTGATAAGAAAAATTATCAAGACCGGCATGTACTCTATCTTTCTTCCTATCTGCCGACAGAGCATCCCCGCTACCGTGCAGACGATAAGACACTGCTCAAAGAATATTACGACTATCTTAAAAAAATTATTCCTTCTTTTACGCCGGCGGATGTTGTACAGAGTCATGTTTTTCATGCGCCGTTTGCCCAACCCGTCATTCGGGCTGGATTCGGAAAAACCCTGGTTCCGTATGCGTCGCCCATTACCGGGTTGTATCTGGCAAATATGGCCCAAATTTATCCGGAGGATCGGGGGATGAGTTACAGCATCCGCCTGGGTCGGGAAGCGGCGGAAACCATAAAAGAATATATACCGGAAAAGAAAGCTGTGCGGTCCGGGATTACGAAAGCAACTGGTTTGAAAAAGATTAAAAAAGCCGGGCAAAAACGCGTAATTTGGAAGAAAACCACGAAGCGAAAATAAAAAACTGCTATACTGGATGCATTCATGCAAGGGAAGTTGTATCATTTGTAGTAATATATTTTTCAAATTTTTTTTTAAAAAGGATCGGTTTATCATGATGGACAAACAAAAATTAAATATTTCCGCTTTCTTTCCTGCGTACAATGAGGCTGCGAATTTAGAAAAACTAACCCGCAAAACCGTGGAGACTTTACAACAGCTGGCCAACCAATGGGAGGTCATTATTGTGGATGACGGCTCATCAGACCATACGGCTGAGGTGGCGGCAAAACTGGAAAAAGAATTTCCCGGTGTCCGTTATATCCGGCATCAAAAAAACCAGGGATACGGCGGTGCGGTCAAGACCGGTCTGCGTGAGGCTAAACTGGATTGGATTTTTTTTACAGACGGTGACGGCCAATTTGATACTTCAGAGATCGCCCTGCTGCTGCCGGCAACCCAAGCAGCTGATTTTGTTGCCGGATACCGCCTGAAGCGGCAGGACGGTTTTCTACGCTCCTTAAATGCTTTTGCCTGGGGAACGCTGGTGAGGACTTTGTTTGGGCTGCATGGCAAGGTCCGGGATATTGACTGCGCGTTTAAACTTTTCCAGCGGCGTGTGGTGGATGGTGATGAAATTCAAGCCAAGGGCGCCATGATTTCAACCGAACTTTTAGCCCGGGCAAAAAAGATGGGGTACACGTTTCGGGAGGTGGGGGTCCACCATTACCCGCGCATTGCCGGGACACAGACCGGAGCAAATATTAAAGTGATCCTGCGTGCATTCGGGGAGTTGTTCCGGCTGTATGGGAAATTGAAATGATCGGACGGAGTGTTTGAGCCATGGTACGATCCATTTCGCGGAACAGGATTGTCCGCACTATTTTTACAAAATTGGCAATATTCTATGATGTACTTGAACCGGCTTTAATCAGCAAACAAGGAGCGCAGTGGCGCAGTCATGCGATAGATATTTCCGGTTTGGTGAAGCCGCATCGTATTTTGGATGCGTGTTCCGGGACCGGCATTCAGTCCATACAGCTGGCGCGCCATTTTGGGTCACCCACGCATGTGGTGGCGGTCGATTTCTGCCCTGCCATGGTGACGCTTGCCAAACAAAAAATTCGCAGCGACCATCTGCACCGGCGGATTGAGTGCAAAACCGAGAATGTTGAGATTATGCCTTTTCCGGATGAATTTTTTGATGCCGTGTTTATTTCTTTTGGGATGCGCTTTGTCTCTGATATTCGCACTGTGCTCAAAGAATGCCGCCGCGTTTTGAAAAAAGACGCCCCCATGATTATCCTTGAATTGGCAGTGCCGGTAAATCCCTTCTGGCGTTTGTTGACGATCGTGCAGCGGGAATACTGGCTGCCATTTTGGGGATGGTGGAAGGCGCGTATTCCCAGCAGTATGCTGCACCATCTGAATGATTCACTGATCCACTATCCGGATGCCGACAAATTAGGGCGCATGTTGATTCGTGCCGGTTATGATGAGGTGGAGTACGAAGAACTCAGCGGCGGGACGTTTACCCTCCATCGGGCCATCAAACCCGGCGGAGAGGAATAATTTTTTTTAAAAAAAGTGCATGGAAAAAAGCGAAAATCAGTCTAATAGTAAAGGCTGAAATTCAATTGAGGGGAGAAAAAACCAGAATGAAAAAAGTTATTATTTTACTGAGTATTTTGCTAATGCCGTGTGTGGCAGGGGCGGATGGCAACAACTATGGTGCCGGGTCTTATTTGTTCCAAGGTGTGGGCAGCAGAGCATCCGGTATGGGCGGTGCCTTTGTCGCGCTGGCGGATGATGCCACTGCCGGTTATTGGAATCCGGCCGGTTTGGGGCAGATGGATTTATATATGTACCAGGCAGGCATGCAATATGCTTTTTTGGATAATAAGATGAGTTCAAGTTATCTGTCGTATTCTTTTCAAATTCCCGATCTGGGTGCATTTTCCCTGTCATGGATCAACTTTGGTGTGGGTGAACTGGAGGGCCGGGGTGAAAGCGGAGAGGTCACCAATACGTTTAGCAGTTCAGAAAACACACTTATTGTCAGCTATGGCAAAAAAATCCATAATTGGGTCAAGGGATTGAGTCTGGGGGCCAATTTGAAAATGCTTCATCAAGGTATTGATGCCTATTCAGCGTATGGGTTTGGGCTTGATGTGGGGGCTCTTTGGCAGCCGGTACTGTATTGGGACCATACCCTCGGGATTAATATCCAGAATCTTTTCCAGCAGCTTCACTGGCAGGATTCGGATGCCAAGGATGCTTCGCTGGTAAATGTCAAGCTGGGTGCTGCTATGCGTTTTTTGCCGTCTCAGGAAGAAATATATTTTAATCATTTGATAACCGCCATTGATTTTGAATTCACAGAATATCAGCGTTTCAATGCCCGGATCGGGGTGGAGTACTGGTATGTCGAGAGTCTGGGTGCGCGGGTGGGGTACAATGGCCAGGAAGTGACTGCCGGCGCGTCCTACCGTCCGAATATTTATGAAATTGATTATGCATTTCATTATGATTTGTCCGAAGTCGGCGCCCACCAGCACCGGATATCGGTCTTGTTGCGGTTTAAGTAGGATAGCCATGGTTGTTTGCAGGCGGTGTGTGATACAATAAATTCGCTATGACAAACAGAGAGCAGGAAATTCAACAAAAAATTATTGCGGTTCTTCAAAAACAGTTGGCACCTGACAGGATTATATTGTTCGGTTCACGCGGCAAGGGTTTACATGCACCTCAGGCGGATTTTGATGTTGCATTGCCCGGGAAATCACCGGGTATTGATAAAATGCAACAGATGCGTCAGGAACTTGAAACTGTTTTAGGGCTGTACAAAGTGGATGTTGTTTTTCTAAATGATGTAGATCCGGAATTCAAACAAATTATTTTGCAAACCGGGAAAACACTCTATGAAAAATGAAATTAAGTTTGCATTTGAAAAATTAGGGAAAGCGCTCACGAAACTGGATGAAGGTGCGCGGTCGGCGCGCGAGGAACTGGAAAGAGACGGCGTCATCCAGCGTTTCGAATTTTCTTTTGAACTTTTTTGGAAAACTTTGAAAATTATTTTGGCAGACCAGGGCATCCAGGCTGCCACGCCCAAAGCCATCCTCCAGGAGGCTTTTCGGCTGGGATGGATTACAGAAGATCAAGTATTCCTAAACATGCTTGAAGACCGCAATCGTACGTCCCACATCTATGACAGCCGGACAGCTCTCGCCATTTTTAACCGCATTCAGGAACAGTATGTGTCCCATTTGAAAGAAGTTTTTCAAAAAGTTGCGGAACAGTATCACGATTAAAAATAATTTTAAAAAAATTAAATGAAAATCAGAAAAGATCAGTCTAAGTAATTAAAGGGTGATATCCCAAAAAAAGGAATGTAAATGAGGAATAAAATAATTATTATTTTTTTTCTGTTTATACTGTCGATTTGTACGATGTGTCGGGCAGAAAAACCATCAGAGGAAATATCCTGGATAAGTCTGGAGCAATTGGATAATCAGGATGAATGGGAACCATTGGAAAGAAGCAATCCCGATTCACAGGGCAATTCAGTCAATGCAGGGGAAGTGATTGTTTCTGTTGATCTTGAAGAACCATCTGAGGTGCTGAATCCGCCGGAAGTGCTTATGGTCGGGACTGCCGAAGATGGAAAAAATATGGAAGAAAATTCGGTGGCATTTCGATACAGCCTGTTGTTTGACCCCCTGAGATTGGCTATTGAAGATGATGATTGGACACAGACGGTCGAGGCTCAATTG is part of the bacterium genome and harbors:
- a CDS encoding nucleotidyltransferase substrate binding protein, which gives rise to MKNEIKFAFEKLGKALTKLDEGARSAREELERDGVIQRFEFSFELFWKTLKIILADQGIQAATPKAILQEAFRLGWITEDQVFLNMLEDRNRTSHIYDSRTALAIFNRIQEQYVSHLKEVFQKVAEQYHD
- a CDS encoding flippase-like domain-containing protein, encoding MSLLKKKRFWIGIFMTGLFLYLVFRQVDVFGLKTALVHADYRWLVPALIVYLLGYVLRAIRWQYLMHTIKRISWQQLFPPLILGFMFNNVFPARAGEFVRAYVVGKRENISKSAVFATVIMQRAYDGLVMVLFAGVVLYFYHLPETQGNAEFVQMINLIVNLTTLLFVAMFIILFAIITWKKLATTVLGKLTRMLPEKIGRPVDKIFGSLLDGFSVLKSKRNSMLAFTFSVLAWSGESAAYYFVLRAFGLELPAYVAIMLMAVVNLGIMIPSSPGYIGPFEFFGVGTLMLFGIVKSTALPCILVIHTLVWLPITLWGFYYMWTMKLSFREMEAKAQESAGI
- a CDS encoding NAD(P)/FAD-dependent oxidoreductase; amino-acid sequence: MNIGIIGAGLAGLTAARQLLKAGHNVTVIEKEKKTGGLAGTFSFQGTRLEIFYHHFFTTDQETVQLIKEVGLADEIIWQETPMGIFKNNRLFKFASPLDLIRFKPLSFFNRIRFGVVVLYLSRIKNWWKYENVCAKDWIIQAFGKQAWEVIWGPLLHGKFGEYASEIGMPWFYSRIHTRAGSREKGMTKESLGYLRGSFQVLHDRLVQDIKKLGGSVRCSEAVRQIVVKNGRARGWKTSAKTEIFDSVLATLAPQGLIKLLSKNSVGDYWDRLRQVTYIGNVCAVLTLKRSLSPIYWMNIPDRQSPFIAVIEHSNFIDKKNYQDRHVLYLSSYLPTEHPRYRADDKTLLKEYYDYLKKIIPSFTPADVVQSHVFHAPFAQPVIRAGFGKTLVPYASPITGLYLANMAQIYPEDRGMSYSIRLGREAAETIKEYIPEKKAVRSGITKATGLKKIKKAGQKRVIWKKTTKRK
- a CDS encoding glycosyltransferase family 2 protein, whose amino-acid sequence is MDKQKLNISAFFPAYNEAANLEKLTRKTVETLQQLANQWEVIIVDDGSSDHTAEVAAKLEKEFPGVRYIRHQKNQGYGGAVKTGLREAKLDWIFFTDGDGQFDTSEIALLLPATQAADFVAGYRLKRQDGFLRSLNAFAWGTLVRTLFGLHGKVRDIDCAFKLFQRRVVDGDEIQAKGAMISTELLARAKKMGYTFREVGVHHYPRIAGTQTGANIKVILRAFGELFRLYGKLK
- a CDS encoding PorV/PorQ family protein → MKKVIILLSILLMPCVAGADGNNYGAGSYLFQGVGSRASGMGGAFVALADDATAGYWNPAGLGQMDLYMYQAGMQYAFLDNKMSSSYLSYSFQIPDLGAFSLSWINFGVGELEGRGESGEVTNTFSSSENTLIVSYGKKIHNWVKGLSLGANLKMLHQGIDAYSAYGFGLDVGALWQPVLYWDHTLGINIQNLFQQLHWQDSDAKDASLVNVKLGAAMRFLPSQEEIYFNHLITAIDFEFTEYQRFNARIGVEYWYVESLGARVGYNGQEVTAGASYRPNIYEIDYAFHYDLSEVGAHQHRISVLLRFK
- a CDS encoding DegT/DnrJ/EryC1/StrS family aminotransferase; this encodes MRHIGSMKNKAQTVKKNLVPFINLPQQHKGLKKELLAVLGETLDSAQFIMGPQTKALEKELAHVCKAKHALGVNSGTDALILALRALDIGPGDEVIVPDFTFVATATAVMLVGATPVLVDIDEASFHLDLDAVQKSITRKTKAIIPVHLYGQAADMNRLMAIARKNKVAVIEDAAQAIGAMYRKMPVGAIGHVGCLSFFPTKNLGALGDAGMVMTNNADLAKRLNRLRQHGADRKYYHDELGVNSRLAEVQAAALRVKLPLLRAWNKRRQSIAAAYAKAFAKLPIFTPQVVKGNTHVFHQYAIRTAKRDLLQHYLLEKGISTAVHYPLPLHQQPVLSNNVSARRKFPNSDQAAKEVLCLPIVPETTDQDVKQVITQVQAFFKC
- a CDS encoding glycosyltransferase family 39 protein yields the protein MAGKTMRKKKISQQKRGQRKNIVATAGAPKIFQWLELYKPGFVGMAVILAWLGQNQFAARHLSLGLLFWVLAAVFAVIAFWKQSDHRSSEIDQDSKFEAMALGLIVVVAIVVRVWRLAEIPHGFHFDEAVNALIALQIIQEPGYLPIFGPSDAPLPTLFHYFNVVALVFIGVSATAVKFVPVFAGTATVIMFYFLARRMVSRPVALAGALLFALLRWHINFSRINFVGILTPLFGVAAAYFLIRGMETKNRWHMAFSGLSVALGLYTYYASNLVPFVLGPYMVLQLAWDRKFLKEQWQGLLAFLVVSLAVFIPLGHFALTEKHRFFSRNGQVIIFSHVPPEQALEALWRNIKTTLLMFHYFGDCNGRHNLPEAPMLSPIAGLLFGFGLIWSFMRLHRRHTFLAVWWFLVALVPGFLTIEAPQSYRCIGAIVPVMLIMTFGLERLWQAVRELTEGMRIRPWLWVGLVLLVAVIGSRNLYDYFVRQAGHVASWSEFSSQQHAIGSRIHALGSDYHTYISAGSYYYPTIRFMGYPHHDTEPFDMIQSIPSDYQKEKNLSYMLLPIHDGALELLRYYYPDGKETIHHSPYDFSLFTSYEVLQAEIQASRGLLASYQDSRGRVITEHAGKQGFSINLAIHELAAPIRVSWTGSIRAPAWETYQFRLQGEERAVIRIEDRVVSGKGVELAQGMHRISVQARLRDSRKTVTLQWKRGTTGPWNTVPGHVLSPRIQVHGLVGTYYRATDWSGRPTFCRVDPLISMLGHDFTMASPFSVRWAGTILIPETGRYTFGTLSNERSWVFIDGQAVVANDKVDREAQGSTRLSKGKHSIRIDYQKTEGAYPRIVFYWTPPGKPKEKVPFTVLSVEQGR
- a CDS encoding class I SAM-dependent methyltransferase, which translates into the protein MVRSISRNRIVRTIFTKLAIFYDVLEPALISKQGAQWRSHAIDISGLVKPHRILDACSGTGIQSIQLARHFGSPTHVVAVDFCPAMVTLAKQKIRSDHLHRRIECKTENVEIMPFPDEFFDAVFISFGMRFVSDIRTVLKECRRVLKKDAPMIILELAVPVNPFWRLLTIVQREYWLPFWGWWKARIPSSMLHHLNDSLIHYPDADKLGRMLIRAGYDEVEYEELSGGTFTLHRAIKPGGEE
- a CDS encoding nucleotidyltransferase domain-containing protein, coding for MTNREQEIQQKIIAVLQKQLAPDRIILFGSRGKGLHAPQADFDVALPGKSPGIDKMQQMRQELETVLGLYKVDVVFLNDVDPEFKQIILQTGKTLYEK